A single window of Acinetobacter wuhouensis DNA harbors:
- the pssA gene encoding CDP-diacylglycerol--serine O-phosphatidyltransferase, which translates to MTNINKPESPNSSHQDPGYDGITFEVEEEEHTHEGQKVKRRGIYLWPNLITTSALLSGFYSIIASMNGDYTQAIYAIFIAALLDGLDGRVARAIGAQSAFGEQFDSLSDLLAFGVAPAILMYSWSLHDLGRIGLAACFVYTACAAFRLARFNVQIGVVDKRYFIGVASPLAAVMIISLVWVGRDFPYIFDLKDMTIQSINAAIIIAVGLLMISNIKYYSFKTVDRKRVPFFVLPIAVFILAAMTYNIPVGILVISVIYAISGFVTTFLARKNTVA; encoded by the coding sequence ATGACAAATATAAATAAACCAGAAAGTCCAAACTCTTCTCATCAAGACCCAGGATATGATGGCATCACATTTGAGGTTGAAGAAGAAGAGCATACGCATGAAGGGCAGAAGGTGAAACGTCGCGGAATCTATTTGTGGCCAAATTTAATTACCACTTCAGCATTGTTGTCGGGATTCTACTCGATTATTGCCAGTATGAATGGTGATTATACTCAGGCAATCTATGCGATTTTTATTGCTGCACTGCTTGATGGTTTGGATGGGCGAGTTGCACGTGCGATTGGTGCACAAAGTGCTTTTGGTGAGCAATTCGATTCGTTATCAGATTTATTGGCTTTTGGTGTTGCACCTGCGATCCTGATGTATAGTTGGAGTTTACATGATTTAGGTCGTATCGGATTGGCGGCCTGTTTTGTCTATACTGCATGTGCTGCATTCCGTTTAGCCCGTTTCAATGTGCAAATCGGTGTAGTCGATAAGCGTTATTTTATTGGTGTTGCTAGTCCCTTGGCTGCGGTTATGATTATTTCATTGGTTTGGGTAGGTCGAGATTTTCCTTATATTTTTGACCTAAAAGATATGACGATTCAATCAATTAATGCTGCGATTATTATTGCTGTAGGATTGTTGATGATTTCAAATATCAAATACTATTCATTTAAGACCGTAGACCGTAAACGAGTTCCTTTTTTTGTATTACCAATCGCTGTTTTTATCCTTGCTGCGATGACCTATAATATTCCTGTAGGTATTCTGGTGATTTCAGTTATCTATGCGATTTCTGGTTTTGTAACGACTTTTCTTGCACGTAAAAATACGGTTGCATAA
- a CDS encoding lytic transglycosylase domain-containing protein codes for MQVERKTVLKQQLNQNKLKAYLLGIIACAGVQVTQAAEEDFNSALRNANSPSALEQYRYSMQNDALGYYPEYWSLNSNLAFQPASNIVNFAKRYPQSAMAEKLAADYVEEKVKQADYATAQPVLAYVTNPDQAERCAVAQVRARTGDSLVFAEFKDVWLTTSSQPESCNGLGRMMLSSPLMTTQDRQQRLYAQLRAGQSGQAIATAQSLGINLSLSQLNQIQASPLNYLWSAPKTNVQDYAYLVYALGRAADTDLTSTLQSMPKLVQDVPADVQKYLYRTVGYIGGTTVMKNNFNREVLQNFDASYGAPFSSEESEVYARQAIRFGAWESVIRAIDSMSVTQKQEDRWQYWLARASEQRNDAQSKKAANEIYQRLAMSGDDYHNLLAKDHLGQKYSANPAKEQPSADDQQRLNQDIHFRRAFALRNINAPAAYTNREWNWAVRQAYLKHDDGLLLAASKRATEMGWYDRAIYAAERTEKKHNYNYRYATPHQSLVVSHSRNAGIDPAWAYGLMRQESRFVTAARSHVGAGGLMQIMPGTAKLVARQMGETYNPAALSDANTNIRYGTFYLSMIHGQLSSNPVLATAGYNAGPNRAKRWQPDYQNLSADQYTESIPLNETRDYVKNVMTNAAHYGILLGQGPQAIESRMPIIPTRVSQ; via the coding sequence ATGCAGGTTGAGAGAAAAACGGTGTTAAAGCAACAACTTAATCAGAATAAATTAAAAGCTTACCTTTTAGGAATAATCGCGTGTGCAGGTGTGCAGGTGACGCAAGCTGCTGAAGAAGATTTTAATAGTGCATTACGTAATGCCAATAGTCCAAGTGCATTGGAACAATATCGCTATAGCATGCAGAATGACGCACTCGGTTACTATCCAGAATATTGGTCACTAAATTCCAATCTCGCATTCCAACCTGCGTCAAATATTGTGAACTTTGCAAAACGCTATCCTCAATCTGCAATGGCTGAAAAATTAGCAGCAGATTATGTTGAGGAAAAAGTCAAACAAGCAGATTACGCAACGGCTCAACCTGTTTTGGCTTATGTGACCAATCCAGATCAAGCGGAACGCTGTGCGGTTGCCCAAGTTCGTGCTCGAACAGGTGATTCATTGGTTTTTGCTGAATTTAAAGATGTTTGGTTGACTACTAGTTCACAGCCTGAGTCGTGCAATGGTTTGGGACGAATGATGTTGTCTAGTCCGTTAATGACGACACAAGACCGTCAACAGCGTCTATATGCACAATTACGAGCAGGGCAGTCTGGACAAGCGATTGCAACGGCACAGAGCTTAGGGATTAACTTATCATTAAGCCAACTCAATCAAATCCAAGCCAGTCCACTGAATTATTTATGGTCAGCGCCAAAAACTAATGTTCAGGATTATGCTTATTTGGTGTATGCACTTGGACGTGCTGCAGATACTGATTTGACCAGTACTTTACAGTCTATGCCAAAACTGGTGCAGGACGTTCCTGCCGATGTACAGAAGTATTTGTATCGTACTGTGGGATATATCGGTGGTACAACGGTCATGAAAAATAACTTCAACCGTGAAGTGCTACAAAACTTTGATGCCAGTTATGGTGCGCCATTCAGTAGTGAAGAGTCAGAAGTGTATGCACGACAAGCCATTCGATTTGGGGCTTGGGAAAGTGTGATTCGCGCGATTGACAGTATGAGTGTGACGCAAAAGCAAGAAGACCGTTGGCAATATTGGTTGGCACGTGCTTCTGAGCAACGCAATGATGCTCAATCAAAAAAAGCAGCCAATGAAATTTATCAGCGTTTAGCCATGTCGGGTGATGACTATCATAATCTGTTGGCAAAAGATCACTTGGGGCAAAAATATAGTGCTAACCCTGCCAAAGAACAGCCATCAGCAGATGATCAGCAACGTTTAAATCAAGACATTCATTTCCGTCGTGCATTTGCCTTGCGTAATATTAATGCACCTGCGGCATATACAAATCGTGAATGGAATTGGGCTGTACGCCAAGCGTATTTAAAACACGATGACGGACTGCTTTTAGCGGCATCGAAACGTGCAACAGAGATGGGTTGGTACGACCGTGCGATTTACGCCGCTGAACGCACAGAGAAAAAACATAACTATAATTATCGCTATGCAACGCCACACCAAAGTTTAGTGGTCAGCCATAGTCGAAATGCGGGCATTGATCCAGCTTGGGCATATGGCTTAATGCGTCAGGAAAGTCGTTTTGTTACGGCAGCACGTTCTCATGTGGGTGCAGGTGGTTTGATGCAAATTATGCCAGGTACAGCAAAGTTGGTTGCTCGACAAATGGGGGAAACCTATAACCCAGCTGCATTAAGCGATGCGAATACCAATATTCGTTATGGCACATTCTATTTATCTATGATTCATGGGCAGTTGAGTAGCAATCCTGTTTTGGCAACCGCAGGTTATAATGCAGGACCAAACCGAGCTAAGCGTTGGCAGCCTGACTATCAAAATCTTTCAGCGGATCAATATACTGAATCGATTCCACTCAATGAAACACGTGACTACGTGAAGAATGTGATGACCAACGCAGCACATTACGGAATTTTACTTGGGCAAGGACCTCAAGCGATTGAAAGTCGTATGCCTATTATTCCAACTCGAGTATCACAGTAA
- a CDS encoding META domain-containing protein: protein MLKNLISTSIVTASLLITACTTTPNSDQQAQNLALLQNKNWELTYIGATEFKADPNARNNPSIQFGSDLRVSGSDGCNRLMGQYAIKGQHITLGQLGATNMFCQNTMQLAGQYTEALNRVKGYQVYNKTLKLLDQHGNRVLEYKIQ, encoded by the coding sequence ATGTTAAAAAACCTAATTTCAACTTCAATTGTGACCGCAAGCTTATTGATAACAGCTTGTACAACTACACCTAATTCAGATCAACAAGCTCAAAATTTAGCCTTATTACAAAATAAAAATTGGGAACTCACTTATATTGGTGCGACTGAATTTAAAGCTGATCCAAATGCACGTAATAACCCAAGTATTCAGTTTGGTTCTGACTTACGTGTCAGTGGTTCAGATGGTTGTAATCGTCTCATGGGACAGTATGCGATTAAAGGACAGCACATCACGCTTGGGCAATTGGGTGCGACCAATATGTTTTGTCAAAATACGATGCAACTTGCAGGGCAATATACTGAAGCATTGAATAGGGTGAAAGGTTATCAAGTCTATAACAAAACCTTAAAACTACTGGATCAACATGGAAATCGTGTTTTAGAGTACAAAATTCAATAA
- a CDS encoding dihydrolipoyl dehydrogenase has product MYDIIIIGAGTAGISAYKEAIKHTQNVLIINKGPWDTTCARVGCMPSKVLISTANRMHDIQNAQEIALNVKSEIDTSQVMEHVQTLRNRFTRATLKDVESWNAEHKISGEAKFINPNTIEVNGEQYRAKSFIIAVGSTPSYDQNWKNEIGDKLMTSDEIFELNTLPKSIAVIGSGVIAIELAQAMHRLGVETTIFARSKKVGVLSSPTLQNIAQIELTKELNIKFEVLPSQIKNKEAGVEIHFTENNQSRSIHVDYILNATGRNTHLPSLALENIDPAFSDLKKLPIDLKSKQLSSLPIFIIGDAFTQTPLQHEAANEGREVISSCLNFPKVSNLNTLTPLGIVFSNPEMAIVGQSYTNLTKSNIEFITGFVSYEKQGRALVLGKNKGAIEVYVDKNSRKLLGAELFVESAEHMAHLLSWIIGEELTIDDILKKPFYHPTLEEGLRTALKHARRQLR; this is encoded by the coding sequence ATGTACGACATTATTATTATCGGTGCAGGAACAGCGGGCATAAGTGCTTATAAAGAAGCAATTAAACATACTCAAAATGTACTTATTATCAATAAAGGTCCTTGGGATACAACCTGTGCACGTGTAGGATGTATGCCGAGTAAAGTGCTCATCTCCACCGCCAATCGAATGCATGATATTCAAAATGCCCAAGAAATTGCTTTAAACGTAAAATCAGAAATAGATACAAGCCAAGTAATGGAACACGTACAAACTTTGCGTAATCGCTTTACTCGAGCAACACTTAAAGACGTTGAAAGCTGGAATGCAGAACATAAAATTTCAGGTGAAGCTAAATTTATCAATCCGAATACCATTGAAGTAAATGGAGAACAATACCGAGCAAAATCATTTATTATCGCTGTCGGCTCAACACCAAGCTACGACCAAAATTGGAAAAATGAAATTGGCGATAAGCTCATGACTTCGGATGAAATATTTGAATTAAATACTTTACCAAAATCCATTGCAGTCATTGGTAGTGGTGTTATTGCAATTGAATTAGCACAAGCAATGCATCGTTTAGGTGTTGAAACCACGATATTTGCACGCAGCAAAAAAGTCGGTGTGCTCAGTAGTCCAACCCTACAAAATATTGCGCAAATAGAACTAACAAAAGAACTAAATATTAAATTTGAAGTATTACCTAGCCAAATTAAAAATAAAGAAGCAGGCGTTGAAATTCACTTTACTGAGAATAATCAGTCTAGATCCATCCATGTAGACTATATTTTAAATGCTACTGGGCGTAATACACATTTACCCAGCTTAGCTTTAGAAAATATTGATCCTGCTTTTTCAGACCTAAAAAAACTTCCAATTGATCTAAAAAGTAAGCAATTGTCGTCATTACCGATCTTTATCATTGGTGATGCTTTTACTCAAACACCATTACAACATGAAGCCGCCAATGAAGGACGTGAGGTTATCTCAAGTTGCTTAAACTTTCCTAAAGTAAGCAATCTAAATACTTTAACACCTTTAGGTATTGTGTTTAGCAATCCGGAAATGGCAATTGTGGGACAAAGTTATACAAATCTAACCAAATCAAACATTGAGTTTATAACTGGCTTCGTATCATATGAAAAACAGGGGCGTGCTTTGGTTTTAGGAAAAAATAAAGGCGCGATAGAAGTGTATGTAGACAAAAATTCAAGAAAGCTTTTAGGTGCTGAATTATTTGTAGAATCAGCAGAACACATGGCACATCTACTCTCTTGGATAATCGGTGAAGAATTAACAATTGATGATATTCTAAAAAAACCTTTTTACCATCCAACACTAGAAGAAGGATTACGTACTGCATTGAAACATGCAAGAAGACAACTACGATAA
- a CDS encoding malate dehydrogenase, which translates to MKQAVRVAVTGAAGQIGYSLLFRIASGEMLGKDQPVILQLLEVPFEKAQAALKGVMMELDDCAFPLLEGMIGTDDPKVAFKDADYALLVGSRPRGPGMERAELLKVNGEIFIGQGQALNEVASRDVKVLVVGNPANTNAYIAMKSAPDLPAKNFTAMLRLDHNRALTQLAQKAGVAVSDIETMTVWGNHSPTMYADYRFATVNGESLKDKINDADWNANVFLPTVGKRGAAIIEARGLSSAASAANAAIDHMRDWALGTNGKWVTMGIPSDGSYGIPEGVMFGFPVTCENGEYKIVQGLEIDEFSRERINVTLDELEGERAAVADMVK; encoded by the coding sequence ATGAAGCAAGCAGTTCGTGTTGCCGTTACTGGCGCTGCAGGTCAAATCGGTTACAGCTTATTATTCCGTATCGCTAGTGGTGAAATGCTTGGTAAAGACCAACCAGTTATCCTTCAATTATTAGAAGTTCCATTTGAAAAAGCTCAAGCTGCGCTTAAAGGCGTAATGATGGAATTAGACGACTGTGCATTCCCATTGTTAGAAGGCATGATCGGTACTGATGATCCTAAAGTTGCATTCAAAGATGCTGACTATGCACTTTTAGTTGGTTCACGTCCACGTGGTCCTGGTATGGAACGTGCTGAACTACTTAAAGTAAACGGTGAAATCTTCATCGGTCAAGGCCAAGCACTTAACGAAGTTGCGAGCCGTGACGTTAAAGTTCTTGTTGTAGGTAACCCTGCGAACACTAACGCTTATATCGCAATGAAATCTGCTCCAGATCTTCCAGCGAAAAACTTCACAGCAATGTTACGTCTTGACCACAACCGTGCGTTAACTCAACTTGCTCAAAAAGCGGGTGTTGCAGTTTCTGACATCGAAACGATGACTGTTTGGGGTAACCACTCTCCAACAATGTATGCTGACTACCGTTTTGCAACAGTAAACGGCGAAAGCTTAAAAGACAAAATCAACGATGCTGACTGGAATGCAAACGTATTCCTTCCAACTGTTGGTAAACGTGGTGCTGCAATCATCGAAGCACGTGGTTTATCTTCAGCTGCGTCTGCTGCAAATGCTGCAATCGATCACATGCGTGATTGGGCGCTTGGCACAAACGGCAAATGGGTAACTATGGGTATTCCTTCTGACGGTTCTTATGGTATCCCTGAAGGCGTAATGTTCGGTTTCCCTGTAACTTGTGAAAATGGCGAATACAAAATCGTTCAAGGTCTTGAAATCGACGAATTCAGCCGTGAACGTATCAACGTTACACTTGATGAGTTAGAAGGCGAACGTGCAGCAGTTGCTGACATGGTTAAATAA
- a CDS encoding 2OG-Fe(II) oxygenase: protein MEASLVPKSWNVDQILDDLDQHGFTIIDHAYSLEYVHQLVKECTSHLNEFRDAAIQNGVVSNIRSDHILWINENLAIAQQHIQALFQLSQSLNRAFYLGIKDVEAHFACYNAGEFYALHRDNPQGKNGRMISAVYYLHEQWQDDWGGKLHLQDKNNIWHFIEPKPNRIAMFQSDLLHEVIEAKHQRLSITAWLRSDNALL from the coding sequence ATGGAAGCTTCTCTTGTCCCAAAGTCTTGGAATGTTGATCAAATTCTTGATGATTTAGATCAACATGGATTTACCATTATTGATCATGCCTATTCTTTAGAATACGTACATCAATTGGTTAAAGAGTGTACATCACATTTAAATGAATTTCGTGATGCAGCGATTCAAAATGGTGTTGTGAGTAATATTCGCAGTGATCATATTCTATGGATTAATGAAAATTTAGCCATTGCACAACAGCATATTCAAGCTCTATTCCAACTTTCGCAAAGTTTAAATCGTGCCTTTTATCTAGGGATCAAAGATGTAGAAGCACATTTTGCCTGTTATAACGCAGGTGAGTTTTATGCCTTACATCGTGATAACCCACAAGGTAAAAATGGCAGAATGATTTCTGCCGTGTATTATTTACATGAACAATGGCAAGATGACTGGGGTGGCAAGCTACATTTACAAGATAAAAATAACATTTGGCATTTCATTGAACCAAAACCTAATCGTATAGCCATGTTTCAAAGCGATCTACTCCATGAAGTCATAGAAGCAAAACATCAACGGCTGTCGATCACGGCATGGCTCAGAAGTGATAATGCTTTGTTGTAA
- a CDS encoding DUF2789 family protein: MFDEQPTLKLLFDQLGLDSDQASIDQFVESHQLSKGVMMHEADFWNDSQRDFIASHWRKDDDWSLVIDELSELLSHKP; the protein is encoded by the coding sequence ATGTTTGATGAACAACCGACACTCAAATTATTATTTGATCAGTTAGGATTGGATTCTGATCAGGCTTCAATCGATCAGTTTGTGGAAAGCCATCAATTATCAAAAGGCGTCATGATGCACGAAGCAGATTTCTGGAATGATTCACAGCGCGATTTTATAGCCAGCCACTGGCGTAAAGATGATGATTGGTCTTTGGTGATTGATGAGTTGAGTGAGTTATTGTCGCATAAACCATAG
- a CDS encoding 23S rRNA (adenine(2030)-N(6))-methyltransferase RlmJ — protein sequence MNYRHHFHAGNFADVMKHVLLLQLLTRLNAKDKPYRYIDTHGGAGKYDLSTSEAQKSGEFLTGIHRLVKLDDSIKRNAPEGVKQYLKIVEDMRAGSGKGAYPGSPWFAIEAMRDIDKATIFEMQRDVFQQLYFNIRDKRAGLHERDAYEGLLGVIPPKEKRGLVMIDPPYEVERKDFPQLVELIVAAYKKWPTGVFAIWYPIKDRAMIERFEKKMFKTGIRRQLVCEVCVWPDDTPVGLNGCGLLVINPPWKFSEDADEALQWLFPHLRMSENGGHAAVRWLVGE from the coding sequence ATGAATTACCGTCACCATTTCCATGCAGGCAACTTTGCCGATGTCATGAAACATGTGTTATTGCTGCAACTTTTGACACGTCTCAATGCTAAAGACAAACCATATCGCTATATAGATACACATGGTGGTGCGGGTAAATATGACTTATCTACATCTGAGGCGCAAAAGTCAGGTGAGTTTTTAACAGGGATTCATCGCCTTGTTAAACTCGATGATTCAATTAAGCGTAATGCGCCTGAAGGCGTAAAACAATATCTTAAGATTGTTGAAGATATGCGTGCAGGTTCAGGCAAAGGTGCTTATCCTGGTTCGCCGTGGTTTGCTATTGAAGCGATGCGTGATATTGATAAAGCGACTATTTTTGAAATGCAACGTGATGTGTTTCAACAGCTCTATTTTAATATTCGTGATAAACGTGCGGGCTTACATGAGCGTGATGCTTATGAAGGTCTTTTAGGTGTAATTCCACCAAAAGAAAAACGTGGCTTGGTAATGATCGATCCACCGTACGAAGTTGAGCGTAAAGATTTTCCACAATTGGTTGAATTGATCGTGGCAGCCTATAAAAAATGGCCAACAGGTGTTTTTGCGATTTGGTACCCAATCAAAGACCGCGCGATGATTGAACGCTTTGAAAAGAAAATGTTTAAAACAGGTATTCGCCGTCAATTGGTCTGCGAAGTCTGCGTATGGCCTGATGACACGCCAGTAGGTTTAAATGGTTGTGGTCTGTTGGTGATTAATCCACCTTGGAAATTCTCTGAAGATGCAGATGAAGCATTGCAATGGTTATTCCCACATTTGCGTATGAGTGAAAATGGTGGGCATGCGGCAGTGCGTTGGTTAGTTGGAGAATAA
- a CDS encoding Lnb N-terminal periplasmic domain-containing protein, producing the protein MNSVNRKSVMHTILMGLLHSLFGLFIVLTSLWFCLAIWIQQPLGQVVSYIIIALWVIFAFSILGIYFTKNLFSRKTDTLIYIAAFLISLLWYFNIPAKQDRQWSPEVSRIFSYEKQGNLVTIHNVRNFNWHSETQYDEQWDTRTFNLDHITGVNIITSYWMGPQIAHTLVSFNFSDQKPLVFSIEIRKEKTESFSAIGGFFRQFELSLIASDEKDIVYTRSNIRGEQVYFFPIQLPKAESKALFEEYLSKSDGLAQNPKWYNTLTSNCTTLVFDMIQAISPKKLPSDYRLFASGYLPNYLYDLGALSHQWSMKEWYKNAHINPRTARYAHFKYQNSTNFSKVVRLGLPQPLEK; encoded by the coding sequence ATGAACAGTGTAAATAGAAAATCAGTAATGCATACCATTTTAATGGGCTTGCTCCATTCCCTTTTTGGGCTTTTTATTGTTCTGACATCACTCTGGTTTTGTTTAGCGATATGGATACAACAACCTTTAGGGCAAGTGGTGAGTTATATCATCATCGCGCTTTGGGTTATTTTCGCTTTTAGTATTCTAGGAATCTATTTTACAAAAAATCTGTTTAGCCGAAAAACAGATACTTTGATCTACATAGCGGCTTTTCTGATCAGTCTATTGTGGTATTTCAATATTCCTGCTAAACAAGATCGTCAATGGAGTCCTGAAGTCTCTCGTATTTTTAGCTATGAAAAACAAGGGAATTTGGTCACTATTCACAATGTCCGTAATTTTAACTGGCATTCAGAAACACAGTATGATGAACAATGGGATACTCGTACATTTAATTTAGATCACATCACTGGAGTCAATATCATTACCTCCTATTGGATGGGACCTCAAATCGCACATACCTTGGTCAGTTTTAATTTTTCGGATCAAAAGCCTTTGGTTTTTTCAATAGAAATACGCAAAGAGAAAACTGAAAGCTTTTCTGCCATCGGTGGTTTTTTTCGACAGTTTGAGTTGAGTCTGATTGCCTCAGATGAAAAAGATATTGTTTATACTCGTAGTAATATTCGTGGTGAACAAGTCTACTTCTTTCCCATTCAATTACCCAAAGCAGAAAGCAAAGCACTGTTTGAAGAATACTTATCAAAATCCGATGGTTTAGCCCAAAATCCGAAATGGTACAACACGCTAACAAGTAACTGTACAACTTTGGTTTTTGATATGATTCAAGCCATTAGTCCTAAAAAACTTCCTTCAGATTATCGTTTATTTGCTTCAGGTTATTTACCAAATTATTTATATGATTTAGGTGCGCTTAGTCATCAATGGTCAATGAAAGAATGGTATAAAAATGCACATATCAACCCAAGAACTGCGAGATATGCACATTTTAAATATCAGAACAGTACCAATTTTTCAAAAGTCGTTCGTCTCGGTTTACCCCAACCTTTAGAGAAATGA
- a CDS encoding DUF2789 family protein, protein MNKQPSLALLFSQLGLANSPAAIELYVRTHQLTANQNLHDAPFWNKSQRDFLISHLVQDDDWSMWIDELNQQLHMDAYKLQMA, encoded by the coding sequence ATGAATAAACAACCATCTTTAGCCTTATTATTTTCTCAGCTCGGTTTGGCAAATAGTCCTGCTGCAATTGAGCTTTATGTCCGGACTCACCAATTAACCGCAAATCAAAATTTGCATGACGCACCATTCTGGAATAAATCACAGCGCGATTTTTTAATCAGTCATTTGGTTCAAGATGACGATTGGTCGATGTGGATTGATGAACTTAATCAACAATTACACATGGATGCTTATAAGTTACAAATGGCTTAA
- a CDS encoding DUF6670 family protein yields MRLFQDFLDQSRQLNQAQKPIELQYHPPKDKYKIIHQKLVITDLPAPLHYFNFFSFMGQPNSAVFCNQSEVSTSALDTATVLVSSSPNMVGQLNSYSIKNDCQFSNDENHQVNFGFGQKEKLFGKFPSFEIQRQDDELSFNLKVTTMPLVSYFSYLKFGFAEHWSVPAHCEGTIQFKQEKYQIQQMGAFEYLRMVNFPYLPHALYVYQIVQLSEDLQMICMHSRDQMNSILYSRIYLRDAQNNQMTMLDKKAHFNIDRVFPKVKTPNQQEMYLPREFGWQYQDENIQINLEAQSRGDYKFGLGAGYVGSFSYQLQINEDLYQGESGYCEYIDCRPLKWQEIDKENKAFNKSANPALIMLKK; encoded by the coding sequence ATGCGGTTGTTTCAAGATTTCTTAGATCAGTCTAGGCAACTGAATCAAGCTCAAAAACCTATAGAATTACAATATCATCCACCGAAAGATAAATATAAAATCATTCACCAAAAATTGGTCATTACAGATCTTCCTGCGCCATTACATTATTTCAACTTCTTTAGCTTTATGGGTCAGCCTAATAGCGCAGTTTTTTGCAACCAAAGTGAAGTTTCGACAAGCGCATTAGATACGGCAACAGTTTTGGTGAGCTCTAGTCCAAACATGGTTGGACAACTCAATTCATATTCAATAAAAAATGATTGTCAGTTTTCCAATGATGAAAATCATCAAGTGAATTTTGGGTTTGGACAAAAAGAAAAGCTATTTGGAAAATTCCCAAGTTTTGAAATTCAAAGACAAGATGATGAACTTAGTTTTAATTTAAAAGTGACTACCATGCCACTGGTTTCATATTTTAGTTATTTAAAATTTGGGTTTGCAGAGCATTGGTCTGTGCCAGCACATTGCGAGGGCACGATTCAATTTAAACAGGAAAAATATCAAATTCAACAAATGGGTGCTTTTGAATATTTGAGAATGGTGAACTTTCCTTATCTTCCACATGCTTTATATGTCTATCAAATTGTGCAACTCAGCGAAGACTTACAAATGATCTGTATGCATAGTCGTGATCAAATGAACAGTATTTTATATTCACGAATTTATTTACGTGATGCTCAGAATAATCAAATGACGATGCTAGATAAGAAAGCGCATTTTAATATTGACCGAGTCTTTCCTAAAGTTAAAACGCCAAACCAACAAGAAATGTACTTGCCACGTGAGTTTGGGTGGCAATATCAAGATGAAAATATTCAAATCAATCTAGAAGCGCAAAGTCGTGGCGATTATAAATTTGGTTTAGGTGCAGGCTATGTCGGTAGCTTTAGTTATCAACTTCAAATTAATGAAGACCTATATCAAGGCGAAAGTGGTTATTGTGAATACATCGATTGCCGACCTTTAAAGTGGCAAGAAATAGATAAAGAGAATAAAGCTTTTAATAAATCTGCAAACCCTGCCCTAATTATGCTTAAAAAATAG
- a CDS encoding ribonuclease T2 family protein gives MNLSILRKLKKSCMAWVLGCAGFFLFNVPLHAAPQIQGYVMQVQLTPAVCALDSTKQKQRKCLEGYSLTITGLLPETTERNCSTNSSASLSPLQAKVVARVMPEENARVQLWRSVGGCVPMNAAQYFRTVINLADKLKVPTELTSAENKNVQHHALKSQIVRLNPGMNSESIRFTCQSYASNPVLTEVQVCYRVNGQYKQCSNHIVSNCPNTFSIKGTY, from the coding sequence ATGAATTTGAGTATTTTGCGTAAATTGAAAAAATCTTGCATGGCATGGGTTTTAGGCTGTGCAGGATTCTTTTTGTTTAATGTGCCGTTACATGCTGCACCGCAAATACAAGGCTATGTGATGCAGGTTCAATTAACGCCTGCGGTTTGTGCATTAGACTCGACCAAACAAAAGCAACGTAAATGTTTAGAAGGTTATTCACTCACGATTACTGGGCTATTGCCTGAAACGACTGAGCGAAATTGTTCAACCAATAGTTCTGCGAGTTTGTCTCCATTACAGGCTAAAGTTGTTGCACGTGTCATGCCTGAAGAAAATGCACGTGTGCAATTGTGGCGCAGTGTGGGTGGTTGCGTACCGATGAATGCAGCACAATATTTTCGAACAGTGATTAATTTAGCAGATAAACTAAAAGTGCCGACAGAATTGACCAGTGCAGAAAATAAAAATGTGCAACATCATGCATTGAAGTCTCAGATTGTGCGTTTGAATCCAGGTATGAACAGTGAAAGTATCCGCTTTACCTGCCAAAGTTATGCGTCAAACCCAGTATTGACCGAGGTGCAAGTGTGTTATCGGGTCAATGGTCAGTATAAACAATGTTCAAACCATATCGTGTCAAATTGTCCGAATACATTCTCGATCAAAGGGACATATTAG